From Saimiri boliviensis isolate mSaiBol1 chromosome 20, mSaiBol1.pri, whole genome shotgun sequence:
CGGGACAGGGCCCTGGGATGTGTGACTGAGCCACAGTAACATTCGGGTGCCAATTAAGAGGaagcttttcatttgcttttaaagcTGATACATCCCCAAACATACTAGGCAGGATTTCTCAGTAGAGTGATACACAGAGGGGACCAGCTTGGAATGCAATGTATTTTAAACACAGTGAAAGACACATAGCAGGTAGCTGAACGAGTGAGCTGGGCCCAGGATTGGCCAGCTCGCATCAACATTCACAGGCTTCGGGTGGACTCCCCCAGGACAGCGGCATCCGAGAGTGTTTACTTGTTCTGCAAGCAGTCACAGAAGCGAGGGGCCTTGATGAGAATCAGCCTTAGGAGAGCTGAGAACAGGCGTGGTCATTCTTAATGAAACCGAAGGCACTGGTGGAGTGGCTGTGTGGAGAAACCCAGATTCCTCCAGCATTTGTGGGCTTCCTGAAAGGTCAGCTGTTAGCTCGCCAAGCAGCTAGGGCATTAACAAAAGCTCTGCTGGTCGCCTTGCCAGCTTTCTGAAGCCCCAGAAGAGGAATGTTTTTGAAAGAAGGAAGCGCTATGTGCTGCCAACTGCGTGTGAGCAGATGACTTGCTGGATGGGAAAGCCATCTGCAAGGCGACCTGGTTTCTGTCTTTGCCATCAGGTTGGGCGGGGGTGGCTAGGGGTGAAGAGCACCGCTGTGTGTGCAAGGACGAAGCAGCAGTCACCACAGGCATCCTGTCCTACTCCATGTTGTGCTGCTGGGCATCTGGCAGGGCAGGAAGGACTGAGCCCCCTGCAGGGGAGCTGAGGTGAATCCACACCTGCAGAGCCCCCCATCCTGTCCTCAGAGCTGGGAGGGGATCCTAGGCATGGCTCCTCAGCTCTATCTAAAAGGCTGGATGAGGGACTCTTAGGAAAACTGGCATGGGAGTTTGCAAAGGCAACGTGCTCCCTTTGGGAGGTGGCCTTCAGACACTGCGGCTGGGGCTGCAGGGCCGGGCTCAGGCACTGAGTTTAGCAGCATTGGCGTGCACTGGATCTCTACAAGCTACCGTTAGGCAAAGCTCTCAGGTTAGTCTGTCTCAGGAAGACCTGCGAGTTAGAAAAGCCATCTGCAAGGCCAGCTGGTTTTTGTGATTTTGTCATTAAAGACAGAGCGTGTGTGCAcccgtgcgcgcgcgcacacacacagtcCTCAATTAAATTGTGtcagaaaaagagtaaaatttcTGTAAAGAAAAGCAAGCAGTGTTATTAGATGTTCCATATTAATAACACAATGATCCCTTGGATTTTCAGTAGTTTTACTCGTCCCCAGGATTCAGTAGCTAACATGACAGTGTCCATGTCCTTTTGCCTGGAGTTcgctggctgggctgggctgacaGCATTCTGGAGCCAGGTATTTGAGGGCACGGATCCGAGAAACCCACTCAAGGACCACAGAGACGATACACACCACAGGGCCTGAGCCACAGCCTTGGAGGCTGCTGATGGACGCTGGAAACTGGGGCTCTCCCGCTCACTGCAGCATGATGTCCTTCAGGTTCTCCTGCAGGATGGTGTCTTTCACAGCATGGAACACGAAGCGGACGTTCTCGGTGTCGATGGCGGTGGTGAAGTGGTGGAACAGCGGCTTGCTGCGGTTCCGTCTCTTCCTGTCGAAGCACTGGACCAGGTAGCGCTGGACGTCCTCTAGCCGGTGCGGGTCGCCCCTGAAGTCCGGGAAGTGCTTCTTGATGCTCACGGTCTTCACCTTCTCCACCAGGAGGTCCATCTTGTTGAGGAAGAGAATGATGGAGACGTTGAAGAAGAGCTTATTGTTGACGATGGTCTCGAAGATGTTCATGGACTCCACCAGCCGGTTGGTGCGCCTGTCCTCCATGAGGACCTGGTCATACTCACTGGAGGAGACCATGAACAGGATGGACGTGATCCCATCAAAGCACTGGAACCACTTCTGGCGCTGAGACCGCTGGCCGCCCACATCCACCATCTTAAAGGGGATTTTCTTAATAACGAAGTCATGCTCCACAATCCCCTTGGTGGCTTTCCTAGCCAGCAGGATGTCTTGCTTACTAGGAAAGTAATTCTGTAAAACACAGGATGAGGCAGACATTTAGGAGGGCAAGAAGgaacacatgaaaataaaaagatggcaaAAAGATAGGGTGGAAGGAAAGAGATCGACTTTTGCAAGAGGTTGAACCAAATACCAAAAgcaaatttcatttataaaattatcaacTGGCCGTGAAACAGAAAGTGGAAGAAtcaaatactttatttcaaaaCGAAAAGAGGCTCACCAGTCTGTGGACGAATGATCAGAACACTCATGGACACGCCCCAGCTGAAAATCACATCCATTTTCTTCTCCAGAGAGAATTTaccaattttgtttgtttccataccAGAGATACCTTTTTATTTAtctaacttccagagttacagcTTCCAAAACTAATTTAGGTGAACTAAATTACTGTGAAATAATTTAGGTTTTGTAATGTGATTTAAATTTGGTCTGCAATGTATTTGTTATTCTTGGAAAATTCTTCAAGTCttgggcctggcgcggtggctcacgtctgtaatctcagcattttgggaggctgaggcaggcagctcacctgaggtcaggagttcgagaccagcctgaccaacatggtgaaaccccatctctactaaaaatacaaatattaaagatagatagcaccactgtaccccagcctgggcgacagagcgagactttatctcaaaaaaaaaaaaaaaagaaaaaagaaaaaatctttaagTCTTTAGCAACACACAGGCAACCGTAGTCACTCTTCACCCACTTGGACTTAGCACTATTAATAATCCtccaggccaagcatggtggcttacacctataatcctagtgctttgggaagtGGGaggaatagcttgagcccaggagttcaagaccagtctgggaaacatagtaaaaccccgtatttacaaaaagtaaaaacattagctgggcatggtgccgcatgctgtagttccagctacttgagaggctgaggcaggaggatggcttgagcctacgAGGTTGGGGCTACAGCGagttatgactgcaccactgcactccagcctgggtgacagagtgagaccctgtctcaaaaacaaaaacaaaaaccaaaaaacccacctCTTGTGATGAGTGCATGCACCACTCAGGTAGCTGTCTTGCAAAAAGAGCAACAGGGACAGGATCAAGCCTCGATCCAGAAGTCTGCCCACCACCCACGGGTTATGCAGGGGACAGAGAAACATCTTCAATAACACTACAGGGGTGGAAGGGCAAAGTCCAGATAGTAAGAAACCCTACGGGATAAATAATCCAGTTACTCCAATACATACACTGAAAGAAaaaggacagagacagacagatgaAAACTTAAGCGATATTGACCTACTGCAACGCATGGGCCTTATTAGGTTGTTGATTCAAATtgctaaaataaagcaaaatcaacaagaaaacatTAATGAGACAAGAGGGAAAATCTCCAGACTGACTAGGCTGACATTATGGAATTACTGCTGATTTTTCAGGAGCCATACGGTATTGTGGTTAAGATTTTGAGAGTCATCTTGTAGAGGTACTCTAAAATATTATTGGTGAAACGACATGGCTGTGCATTTGCTCCTGGAGGTAGGGGCAGGGCTGCTGAAACAGGACCAGCAATCAGTGATAATGTTGCACCTGGGGTTTCATTGGACTATTCGTTTTTGTAAATGTTTGAATTTTCTGTAAGATAAACGAAGTCCTCCTTTTTTCACTCAAGAACTCCTCTGTCTGTCTCCTTTACGGTGAAAGGCATTCTCACAGGACaatttcctccccttccctgctgAGACGAAGCCCAGATCTAACAGAGAGCATAATGTTATAGTGCTAACGTAATAGAACAAGCTTGGCCTGTAAGTCCAGCTGAGCCCTCACGCTGTGGATTGCTTTGGTCTCTGGACAAACGTTTTCTAATCTTGGAGCCCAGCTTCTTCAGGTGGGGGTGCTTACTCACCAGCTGGCCAATCCGGTCCAAGTTGTCCAGGAAGTACTTCACCGACTCCCCCTGTCAGGAAGGAAGAATATTCACAGCTCAGTCTTGAGAGAGGAAACCTGATGTGGCAAATACAAGAACCTAACAGGGTAAGAGCAGTGGGATTTTGCCTCTGTGTGAACAGGAAAGAGAAGCAAAAGGGCAAAGAGTGTCTGTGtgtttcctaaaataaaaaacctctacaataaagaaaatttttaatgcagtttctttttcttttttttttttttttgagatggagtttcgctgttgttacccaggctggagtgcaatggcgtgatctcggctcactgcaacctccgccccctgggttcaagcaattctcctgccttagcctcccatgtggttgggattacaggctctcaccaccatgcccagctaatttttgtatttttagtagagacggggtttcaccatgttaaccaagatggtctcgatctcttgacctcgtgattcacccgcctcggcctcccaaagtgctgggattataggcgtgagccaccgcgcccggccttaatgcAGTTTCTTTAGCTCCAACACCCATATTTAAATTCTGgcagttttttagttttccctGATGGGTTTTGGTACGTGGTGGGATGCCGGGCCTCCTGACAGGTGACTCTCTTTCCAGACATGAAAGCTGGCCCACTCCTGGCCGTGCTGCCATGAAGGTGAGACTAGAATAGGATTTTAGATTTCGGCTCCTGGGTCCAGGCTTGCTTCTGTCAAAGACAGCCCAACAGACCCAAGACATTGTCTTTAAAGGAATAATGGACTTTCTGGAAACTGGAAATGTTTTGCACATATGGCAAAACCTATTCCAGTTTCCAGAAGGAGTCCGTTATTCCTTCCCACATTTTTATGACTTGATTTACAGTAGCAAACACAGGGGAATCTTCCATTTGGATTGTTGTGGTGGAATGACAGCCAGTCTTCTCCTGGACCAAACATCAATGCAATTTGATAAGTGTTCCGTGGAGAGAAGGGCCCTGCGGAATCACCCAGGCCCCGTTTCAGCACTGAGCCACCAGATGCGTGGCATGCATGGGGCACGGGAGGAACTGGGAGGGCGTGCAACCCCCAACCACAAACCACACATGAACAGGTATGCACAAGATTGCCTTAAAATGCAGAATGTTAAAAACCAATTCTACCACTTTCTAAAAGATTCTACTTTGAACCCTGCTGTAAAGACAGACACCAGCAGGCGGAGTATAGCCTTCCAGGCTGCCCGGACATCAGGGCTGTGGGAAGAGCAGGCACTTTCTGTGCTCTCATGGAAGTGTACAGGGGCACGGTCATATACACGTGGCGAGCTGACACGGGAGAATTTTAAGGAGGGAAGGCCACCAGAATGGACAAGCTTGTGACAtccaaagggatggagaaaggtGGCCAGCATCTGCTCtatctcttcctcctctgtctcAGATAGACTGTGaggagaaagcagagaggaagcTCCTTTAGTGAGGAGCCTGCCTTCCCACTTTAGAATGAAGGCCTTGATATTTCCAAAGTGACTGAGTGGTTTGGAGGGAGAGAAACACACGTCTCCCCATCCCAGCACTGCCGGTGTAAGCCAGCACACCTCCTACTCCTCCTCTGTGGCAGGATGGGGTGAGCACCGGCACCTCGTGACCACCTGCTCTCCAGAGCCCCAGGCAGAGGCCCAGCTCTGCAGTAGAGAAGGCACCCTGAGCACCCGGCATGACTGACCTCTTGCGCTCGCTCTCGCCCTTCCTCACTAAGCCCCTGCGATGTGGGAAGCTAACGTGAGGCCTGTGTGGCACCCGCCTTTCTGCGGCTGTGGCAAGTCCCCTGCTCCTCTGCACATCTGCCTCCTCTCATACCCAGACAGGAAGCAGCTGGGAGAAGCTGCTGGAAGCACTCACACACCTGATTTATGACAAGTTCCTTCCCCAGCACCTTTCTCTCCTGTCTCCTCCTGCTCTCTTGCCCTCACCCGGGCCTCGGGCCTTGGGAGGTGCCATGCAAGCACAAGAAGCATCAAGACGCCATCCCTACCTCTCCTGTGGCTGTGGGCTCCCCCAAGGAGCTTTGAGTGACAGCAGCTCACAGCCCGGGCCACCCTTGCCTGTTCCTAGGCAGGTGGTGGCACCAGGCATGAGGGAAGCAGAGGCAGTTCTCCTGCGGGGTTCTAGCTGGGCCAGGTGTGGAGAGTCACAGTGGCGCACATGCCCCAGCTGGTGTTTTTATCACCACAGGACGCAAAGCCATGGATGTACATGCTCCACCCAGACAGTGTAGATGCAAGGGGAAAAGCGCCACAGAGGACATAATCAGAATTGCCAGATGGGAAGCAGGAAACAGGAAGGACGTTTCCCCCAGTGTGAATCTAAACATCCCTACTGAGTCTGAAATCAATCACCCAACTGCACTTTACAACACAGCCACCAATAACATTAAGGTATCTTTACTGTTGCTTTCTCTCCAATGACTCTGAATGAGGATGGCTCACTTACCACAGCAGTTTGTTTTTTACTACTTGGAATGGACATAACTTATCTGTGACTCTTGGTCATCTTGCATGGTTGGTGGAAGACAGGAGTCGGATCTAGTTTCATGCCAGGGTGGCCACATCTCGAGAAACAGC
This genomic window contains:
- the GNA12 gene encoding guanine nucleotide-binding protein subunit alpha-12 isoform X1; the encoded protein is MSGVVRTLSRCLLPAEAGGARERRAGGGARDAEREARRRSRDIDALLARERRAVRRLVKILLLGAGESGKSTFLKQMRIIHGREFDQKALLEFRDTIFDNILKGSRVLVDARDKLGIPWQYSENEKHGMFLMAFENKAGLPVEPATFQLYVPALSALWRDSGIREAFSRRSEFQLGESVKYFLDNLDRIGQLNYFPSKQDILLARKATKGIVEHDFVIKKIPFKMVDVGGQRSQRQKWFQCFDGITSILFMVSSSEYDQVLMEDRRTNRLVESMNIFETIVNNKLFFNVSIILFLNKMDLLVEKVKTVSIKKHFPDFRGDPHRLEDVQRYLVQCFDRKRRNRSKPLFHHFTTAIDTENVRFVFHAVKDTILQENLKDIMLQ